Proteins encoded within one genomic window of Brassica rapa cultivar Chiifu-401-42 chromosome A09, CAAS_Brap_v3.01, whole genome shotgun sequence:
- the LOC103841167 gene encoding uncharacterized protein LOC103841167, with protein MESSLGFMAVFAVSGSVVFVASQFHKHLLSDYLDKFELEIRSPENAVMKKKVRFAADVVEPSGNNKEYRRRHSSKAKFNRELKMAANI; from the exons ATGGAAAGTTCTTTAGGTTTCATGGCTGTTTTTGCCGTCTCTGGGAGCGTGGTGTTCGTCGCGAGTCAATTCCACAAGCATCTTCTCTCCGATTACTTGGACAAGTTTGAACTTGAAATCC GATCACCAGAGAATGcggtgatgaagaagaaggtgagATTCGCGGCGGATGTGGTGGAGCCTTCAGGGAATAACAAAGAGTATCGCCGGAGACACTCCTCCAAGGCTAAATTCAATAGGGAATTGAAGATGGCGGCaaatatttga